One genomic window of bacterium includes the following:
- a CDS encoding ABC transporter permease yields the protein MSASRVYAIFLRQMYLIAGNPTRLSSVFLWLLIDVVQWGFVRKYLTTFGEATFSFVTVILGAIIFFEFCARIQHGIMTSFLEDIWSQNLINYFASPLKLTEYLSGLVLTSIVTAVAGLSAMVLLAGVAFGYDVLAMGMLIMPFMVILFLFGAAMGVFVSGVILRFGPTAEWLGWPIPFLLSVFVGVYYPIATLPQAMQVIARLIPASYVFESMRAILSGEAAVERLWVNLIVAGVLAVVYLVGAYAFFVRIYKRNLRTGAIARFSAESL from the coding sequence ATGTCGGCCAGCCGCGTGTACGCCATCTTCCTCCGCCAGATGTATCTTATCGCCGGGAATCCGACCCGGCTGTCATCGGTCTTTCTCTGGTTGCTGATCGATGTAGTGCAGTGGGGATTTGTCCGGAAGTACCTGACGACATTCGGCGAAGCAACCTTCAGTTTTGTCACGGTCATACTCGGGGCGATCATTTTCTTCGAATTTTGTGCCCGAATACAGCACGGGATCATGACCAGTTTTCTGGAGGATATCTGGAGTCAGAATCTGATCAACTACTTTGCCTCGCCGCTGAAGTTGACAGAGTATCTCAGTGGGCTGGTGCTGACCAGTATCGTCACGGCGGTGGCGGGATTGTCGGCTATGGTGTTATTGGCGGGGGTTGCGTTTGGGTATGATGTGCTCGCGATGGGGATGCTGATCATGCCGTTTATGGTAATCTTGTTTCTGTTTGGTGCGGCTATGGGGGTTTTTGTATCGGGCGTGATCCTGCGATTCGGCCCGACTGCAGAATGGTTGGGGTGGCCGATCCCGTTTTTGTTGTCAGTTTTTGTGGGGGTTTACTATCCGATTGCCACGCTTCCCCAGGCGATGCAGGTCATAGCGCGGTTGATCCCGGCGAGTTATGTTTTTGAGAGTATGCGGGCGATCCTGTCGGGAGAGGCGGCCGTGGAGCGACTCTGGGTGAATTTGATCGTGGCGGGAGTGCTGGCAGTCGTTTATCTCGTCGGGGCGTACGCCTTTTTTGTGCGGATATATAAGCGGAATCTTCGGACTGGAGCGATCGCGCGGTTCAGCGCCGAGTCGCTCTGA
- a CDS encoding PAS domain-containing protein — protein sequence MPDELSLLRHTVNTISLPVIVVDRDFRMVFCNQALGRWNTEFDWKVDDLIGRPMFEVFSFLPQRVKDNYQVVLDTAQPLRSESLYHFGKKQLTVEVELLPIVIEEKVQYVVTLLRNVTQQRETQIALQQSEERFRLQFLALPLPTFTWEQTGTDFKLVSYNEAAASMTLGGAAKLIGLRASALYGEQSEIMSDLRTCLESREVVQREMLYQMKSISGQKYVRAYYVFIPPNQVQIHNIDLTANKEAEEQLRLAQQDLAKKIAERTQELKAANDQLTIERETLQRKNLFQQDLLDQIGESRRAAAMQIQANIDRVVMPLFEHMKGKVDGRCAEYMNLISSSLQEITSPLVSRLEQKFRHLTPQEIQICSLIRRGYSSKEIAGVRNSSVQTVLKQRKVIRRKLGLQNSEANLATYLSSIAVLTETDSDGTV from the coding sequence ATGCCTGATGAACTTTCGCTATTACGCCATACAGTCAACACCATCAGTCTGCCCGTGATAGTGGTCGACCGCGATTTCCGCATGGTCTTCTGCAATCAGGCGCTTGGCCGCTGGAACACCGAATTTGACTGGAAAGTCGATGACCTAATCGGCCGACCAATGTTCGAGGTCTTTAGCTTCCTTCCCCAACGGGTCAAGGACAACTATCAGGTCGTTCTCGACACAGCTCAGCCGCTTCGCTCTGAGTCACTCTATCACTTTGGTAAGAAGCAACTGACTGTTGAAGTGGAACTGCTGCCGATCGTGATTGAAGAGAAGGTTCAGTATGTTGTGACGCTGCTGCGCAACGTCACACAACAGCGCGAAACACAGATCGCCCTCCAACAATCCGAGGAACGTTTCCGCCTCCAGTTTCTCGCTCTCCCGCTCCCAACATTTACCTGGGAGCAGACAGGAACAGATTTCAAGCTGGTCAGCTATAACGAAGCCGCCGCTTCAATGACCCTGGGCGGCGCGGCAAAACTTATCGGCCTGCGAGCGTCCGCTCTCTATGGCGAGCAGTCGGAGATCATGTCCGATTTGCGGACATGTCTGGAGTCCCGCGAGGTCGTGCAGCGCGAAATGCTCTATCAAATGAAGTCGATCTCTGGGCAAAAGTACGTGCGCGCCTACTACGTCTTTATCCCACCCAATCAGGTGCAAATACACAATATTGACCTCACCGCCAATAAGGAGGCAGAGGAGCAACTCCGTCTGGCCCAGCAGGATCTCGCCAAAAAGATCGCCGAACGAACCCAGGAGCTTAAAGCGGCCAATGACCAGCTCACCATCGAACGCGAGACCCTGCAACGCAAGAACCTCTTTCAACAGGACCTGCTCGACCAGATCGGCGAAAGCCGACGGGCCGCCGCCATGCAGATCCAGGCCAACATCGACCGCGTCGTCATGCCGCTGTTCGAACATATGAAAGGGAAAGTGGATGGCCGCTGTGCAGAGTATATGAACCTGATCAGCTCAAGCCTGCAGGAGATCACTTCACCGCTGGTCAGTCGCCTTGAACAGAAATTCCGCCACCTGACCCCCCAGGAGATCCAGATCTGCAGCCTGATCCGTCGCGGGTACAGCAGTAAAGAGATTGCCGGAGTCCGCAATAGCTCGGTTCAAACCGTCCTCAAACAACGAAAAGTGATCCGTCGCAAGCTCGGATTACAAAATTCTGAGGCAAATCTCGCTACTTACCTCTCATCAATTGCCGTACTGACAGAAACTGACAGTGACGGAACCGTATGA
- a CDS encoding ABC transporter ATP-binding protein, producing the protein MAIAESPILEIHDLTKRYGTVTAVDHISFAVKQGEIIGLLGPNGAGKSTTINMILGILEPTEGRIRVFGKELAKERSAISNQVNFAAVYAHVPLNLTVRQNLRVFALLYGVKESRQRVNKLLKEFDLEVFADSKAGLLSSGELSRLSLAKAVVNEPRLLLLDEPTASLDPSIAQMIRERIQGYARERGTAVLWTSHNMREIESVCDRVLFLSHGKILLSGDPRTVAKEYGKKDLEELFIAVAREPLSLREE; encoded by the coding sequence ATGGCTATCGCAGAGTCACCTATTCTGGAAATTCACGATCTGACCAAGCGGTATGGTACGGTCACGGCGGTGGACCATATTTCGTTTGCCGTCAAGCAGGGGGAGATTATCGGCTTGCTTGGGCCGAATGGGGCGGGGAAATCCACCACCATCAATATGATCCTGGGGATACTGGAGCCGACCGAGGGGAGGATTCGGGTTTTTGGCAAGGAGCTGGCCAAGGAGCGGTCGGCGATATCAAACCAGGTCAATTTCGCTGCGGTGTATGCCCATGTGCCGCTAAACCTGACGGTGCGGCAGAACCTTCGCGTGTTCGCTCTGCTTTATGGCGTGAAGGAATCGCGACAGCGAGTGAATAAATTGCTCAAAGAGTTCGACCTTGAGGTGTTTGCAGATTCGAAGGCCGGGCTGTTGTCTTCCGGTGAATTGAGTCGGTTGAGCCTAGCGAAAGCGGTGGTCAATGAGCCGCGGTTGTTGCTCCTGGACGAACCGACCGCTTCGCTCGATCCGAGTATTGCCCAGATGATCCGGGAACGGATCCAGGGGTATGCACGGGAGCGGGGGACTGCGGTACTCTGGACCTCACACAACATGCGGGAGATCGAGTCGGTGTGTGATCGGGTGCTCTTCCTATCGCATGGTAAGATACTGCTGTCGGGCGATCCGCGAACAGTGGCGAAGGAGTATGGGAAAAAGGATCTGGAAGAGCTGTTTATCGCGGTGGCGCGAGAGCCGCTGTCTTTGAGGGAGGAGTGA
- a CDS encoding acetate uptake transporter translates to MKLDTSLHIAQQTDGATERIAASSSLLEIKDTTANPAPLGLLGFGMTTVLLNLHNAGFFGLDTMILGMGIFYGGIAQVIAGIMEWKKKNTFGTTAFTSYGLFWLTLVALLVLPKMGWGTAPSKEGMSAYLFMWGLFTACMFVGTLKLNRALQVVFGSLVVLFWLLALGDITENATIKTIAGYEGIICGLSAIYTAIAQILNEVYNKTILPLGPVTK, encoded by the coding sequence ATGAAATTGGACACATCACTCCACATAGCGCAGCAGACCGACGGCGCCACCGAACGGATAGCTGCATCATCGTCTCTCCTTGAGATCAAAGACACCACCGCCAATCCAGCCCCCCTCGGCCTGTTGGGCTTTGGCATGACCACTGTCCTGCTCAATCTTCATAATGCCGGGTTCTTTGGACTCGACACGATGATCCTGGGCATGGGAATATTCTATGGCGGCATCGCCCAGGTGATCGCCGGTATCATGGAATGGAAGAAGAAAAACACATTTGGCACGACCGCATTCACTTCATACGGCCTCTTCTGGCTGACGCTGGTCGCGTTGCTCGTCTTGCCCAAAATGGGTTGGGGTACGGCTCCCTCCAAAGAAGGGATGTCCGCCTATCTCTTTATGTGGGGCCTTTTCACCGCCTGCATGTTTGTTGGCACGCTCAAATTGAACCGCGCCCTGCAGGTGGTATTCGGCTCGCTGGTAGTTCTTTTCTGGCTGCTGGCGCTGGGTGATATCACGGAAAATGCCACGATCAAAACGATCGCCGGCTATGAAGGAATCATCTGCGGATTATCCGCGATCTATACGGCAATTGCACAGATACTGAACGAGGTCTATAACAAGACCATTCTCCCCCTCGGCCCGGTCACTAAATAG
- the typA gene encoding translational GTPase TypA, translated as MTNIARIRNLAIIAHIDHGKTTLIDSVFKATHAFRENQEVAERLMDNNVLERERGITIRAKHCTVTWHDYLINIIDTPGHADFSGEVERVLSMVDSVLLLVDANEGPMPQTRYVLMRALRLGLRPIVLINKVDRKGARPDYALNKTFDLFIDLGATDEQAHFPVLFGSGLDGWFVRDLDKDEHVGMDALFETIIAEVPAPAVDEDGDFLMQVTSLDWSDYLGQIGCGRVLRGKLKKGEGFTRFVTAQNDDDAEGKGFSVVSVSKAQSTQMWVTRGQKRVDADEISAGDIVWLAGPSEIAIGDTFSQNEDPANALKPLEIEEPTLSMFFLVNNGPFSGQEGTAIMLRQLKERLERELRVNVALRMEDLGRPDGVKVSGRGELHLAILIEEMRREGLEFCVSRPEIIIHFDDKGNSLEPIEQLIIDVPEEYQGIVIEKLSKVKGELTSVDNAGTNTVRIEFNIPTRGLIGYRSEFLTDTRGMGVMASRFVGYGAWRGDIMSRSRGSVVSLDTGIATAYALEGLQERTVIFVEPTDKVYAGQIVGENSRNKDLICNPTKKKALTNHRSSTKDIAVKLDVPRKLTLEQAMEWIRGDELVEVTPKSIRMRKAILDVEERKRAEKKQSLMDENAESGASRISA; from the coding sequence GTGACGAATATCGCCAGGATCCGCAATCTCGCGATCATAGCCCATATCGACCACGGGAAAACGACGTTGATCGATTCCGTGTTCAAAGCGACGCATGCCTTCCGGGAGAACCAGGAAGTGGCGGAGCGGTTGATGGACAACAACGTGCTGGAGCGTGAACGTGGAATCACGATCCGGGCGAAGCATTGCACGGTTACCTGGCATGACTACCTGATCAATATCATCGATACCCCCGGACATGCGGATTTTTCCGGCGAGGTTGAGCGCGTGCTCTCCATGGTTGATTCGGTGCTGTTGTTGGTGGATGCCAACGAGGGGCCGATGCCGCAGACGCGGTACGTGCTGATGCGTGCGCTTCGACTGGGCCTTCGCCCGATCGTCCTGATCAACAAAGTTGATCGTAAAGGGGCACGACCGGATTACGCACTCAACAAGACATTTGATCTTTTCATAGATTTGGGCGCCACCGACGAGCAGGCGCATTTCCCGGTGTTGTTTGGCTCCGGTCTCGACGGCTGGTTTGTGCGGGATCTGGATAAGGATGAGCATGTCGGGATGGATGCGCTGTTTGAGACGATCATTGCCGAGGTCCCGGCGCCGGCAGTGGATGAGGATGGGGATTTCCTGATGCAGGTGACCTCGCTTGACTGGTCCGACTATCTTGGCCAGATCGGGTGCGGGCGGGTGCTTCGCGGAAAGCTGAAAAAGGGGGAAGGATTCACCCGGTTTGTGACGGCGCAGAATGATGACGACGCGGAAGGGAAGGGATTTTCCGTGGTTTCGGTGTCCAAGGCGCAGTCGACGCAGATGTGGGTGACGCGCGGACAGAAGCGGGTTGATGCGGATGAGATCTCGGCCGGCGATATCGTCTGGCTGGCAGGTCCATCGGAGATCGCCATCGGGGATACGTTCTCGCAGAATGAGGATCCCGCGAATGCGCTTAAGCCGCTGGAGATCGAAGAGCCGACCTTGTCGATGTTTTTCCTGGTGAACAACGGACCATTCTCCGGCCAGGAAGGGACTGCGATCATGCTTCGGCAGCTCAAGGAGCGCCTGGAGCGTGAATTGCGTGTGAATGTCGCGCTTCGGATGGAAGATCTTGGGCGCCCGGATGGCGTCAAAGTTTCCGGCAGAGGTGAATTGCATCTGGCGATCCTGATCGAAGAGATGCGCCGTGAGGGGTTGGAGTTCTGTGTCTCGCGACCGGAGATCATCATTCATTTTGATGACAAGGGGAACAGCCTTGAGCCGATCGAGCAGTTGATCATCGATGTTCCCGAAGAATACCAGGGGATCGTGATCGAAAAACTCTCGAAAGTCAAAGGGGAGTTGACCTCGGTGGATAACGCCGGGACGAATACAGTCCGGATCGAGTTTAACATACCGACGCGTGGCCTGATCGGCTATCGGTCGGAGTTCCTGACGGATACGCGGGGGATGGGAGTGATGGCATCGCGGTTTGTCGGCTATGGTGCCTGGCGCGGTGATATCATGTCGCGCAGCCGCGGTTCGGTGGTCAGTCTGGACACCGGTATTGCGACCGCCTACGCCCTGGAAGGGTTGCAGGAGCGGACGGTGATCTTCGTGGAACCGACCGACAAGGTGTATGCGGGACAGATCGTCGGAGAGAACTCGCGCAATAAGGATCTGATCTGCAATCCGACCAAAAAGAAAGCGCTGACGAACCATCGGTCATCGACCAAGGATATCGCGGTGAAGCTGGATGTTCCTCGCAAGTTGACTCTGGAGCAGGCGATGGAGTGGATCCGCGGAGACGAGTTGGTTGAGGTGACGCCGAAATCGATCCGGATGCGGAAGGCGATCCTCGATGTCGAGGAGCGGAAGCGTGCGGAGAAAAAGCAGTCACTGATGGATGAGAACGCCGAATCGGGAGCCTCGCGCATCTCGGCCTGA
- a CDS encoding aminopeptidase P family protein has translation MDIIKAKIDQATKLLDEMNIDAWALFERETPMLHDPTHPMVVGINVAWNSLFLYTRRGDAIALVGNFDAPDFTASGRFTEVQAYVQGPREHMKRIFNQVNPQTLALNYSVNDPVSDGLTHGMFLLLQSYLKETPYGDRIISSQEFVGKLRARKLPEEVARLEHSAVLATQAWARAYQRIQVGMSEKQIGAIIDEEIRRTGGEPSFPTIVNAGAKTSAGHVAPTDAIIEPGELLHIDFGIKINDYCSDLQRLVYFRRPGESAPPAELQRAFDTVAMIITKTAEAALPGKQGHEIDALARQLLRDNGYPEYQHALGHQLGRDVHDGGGILGPQWERYGNTPNIPLEVSNVFTLELEIILDGIGCVGLEEDTVITPIGARYLCERQTALLAK, from the coding sequence ATGGACATCATCAAAGCCAAGATCGATCAGGCCACCAAACTCCTCGATGAAATGAATATCGATGCCTGGGCTCTCTTCGAGCGCGAAACCCCCATGCTCCATGACCCCACTCATCCCATGGTCGTCGGCATCAATGTCGCCTGGAACTCCCTCTTTCTCTACACTCGTCGCGGCGACGCTATCGCCCTGGTCGGCAACTTCGATGCTCCGGATTTCACCGCCTCCGGCCGCTTCACCGAGGTGCAGGCATATGTTCAGGGTCCACGCGAACATATGAAACGGATATTCAATCAGGTCAACCCCCAGACCCTCGCCCTGAACTACTCGGTCAACGACCCTGTCTCCGATGGCCTCACCCACGGCATGTTTCTCCTCCTGCAGTCATACCTCAAAGAGACACCCTATGGCGACCGGATCATCTCATCGCAGGAATTTGTCGGAAAACTCCGCGCCAGAAAACTCCCCGAAGAGGTCGCCCGCCTCGAGCACTCCGCCGTGCTCGCGACACAAGCCTGGGCCAGGGCGTATCAGCGGATTCAGGTCGGCATGAGTGAAAAGCAGATCGGCGCGATCATCGACGAAGAGATTCGCAGAACCGGCGGCGAACCATCTTTCCCCACTATCGTTAACGCCGGCGCCAAAACCTCGGCCGGCCATGTTGCCCCGACCGATGCCATCATCGAACCAGGCGAACTTCTCCATATCGATTTCGGCATTAAGATCAACGACTACTGCTCTGATCTCCAGCGCCTCGTCTATTTCAGACGTCCGGGAGAATCCGCTCCGCCCGCCGAACTTCAGCGCGCGTTTGACACAGTCGCGATGATCATCACCAAAACCGCCGAGGCCGCCCTCCCCGGCAAACAGGGACATGAGATCGATGCGCTCGCGCGCCAACTCCTCCGCGACAACGGCTACCCGGAGTATCAGCATGCACTGGGACATCAGTTGGGGCGCGATGTTCACGATGGTGGCGGAATTCTCGGCCCGCAGTGGGAGCGTTACGGCAACACGCCGAACATCCCTCTCGAAGTAAGCAATGTATTTACGCTGGAATTAGAGATCATCCTGGATGGCATCGGCTGTGTCGGCTTGGAAGAAGATACCGTCATCACCCCCATCGGCGCGCGATATCTGTGTGAACGCCAAACTGCGTTGTTAGCAAAATAA
- a CDS encoding right-handed parallel beta-helix repeat-containing protein — MSRTINIFLVTVCLLLFASSFTLAATINVPADHATIQAAVLASADGDTVLVAPGTYIENINMSGRSILLVSSGGSAVTTLQAVGAGSAAITCNSGESFNTIIRGFTIVGNNSARGVRCTSTSPIVEYCEVRNCGGVSDGAGFYCTNSSAKIRYNVIHSNAAGGTGSGICVEGSSSPGVEIHHNEIYNSLGTGEAIGCLYVTAVSIHNNILRTNTINHWAASGVYMNGGSGQEIINNTIVGNTHGIVTFASPQPLVQNNIIVGNTFEALPSGLTQSDYNNVWNNGSNNLPGPNGISADPLFVDAVNFDYQLLAGSPCIDAGNPDAQYNDADGTRNDMGAYSTYNPTSLPLAIDLVVAPNSNGAVNSLTPTFIWSYLDTGLTTQSEYWIQVGEDDDWSVAETWDSGPVTSSDTAVVLGSAPLQDGVGYWVRVRVSNGSQWGEWTGTSFATRVSRVIRVPLHHATIQAAINAAYASDTVLVAAGIYTENVNLSGKGIVLLSEQGSGVTTIRSALSSYAVIRCISGEGQTTIVDGFSIDGNGFSRGVHISASSPIIQNCDIFNCGNVNDGGGVYCVASSAAIRNNVIHDNDVPATGSGICVRDASIPGVEISGNEIYNSMGSGEAIGLLYVTNVYIHHNVIRDNTINFWAASGVYMNDASGVRVINNTFVNNTRGIYVFSANSPNIRNNIIVGSTYEALPTGLTNSDFNCVYENGSNNDPGPNGISADPMFLDPGSLQYALQPGSPCLNAGDPDPQYNDPDGTRNDIGAFSGEPHDPYIMNFDLPGEERSHVITATPQFSWSFSTAGTRTQDSLEIQVGIDNNWVLAESWEPGIMPFNQTSILYQGSALVRGETYYLRIRIHDGVDWSAWAHSIFRLNSIPTVPAPQSPQNQVVSTNQPWTVFSRSTDSESDPLTYHVAIYSDSLGMALVDSGSVAGPSGAGTSSRQVSIPLQENGHYWWRVRTTDGYEYSDWSQMVDFAVNVANDPPYIPVLESPLASAGDIAYSLLPLMTWLPGTDPDPLDNLTYKFELSIKSNFSIVYTRDSLTVNSFVMDDSLSLDTHYWWRVTVRDYAGLTATSVAGDFWTWKLGDLNGSRTVDLTDLSTMIAYLTMVNRPEITPRLAGDLNGDCRIDLSDLSTLIAYMTISGVELQIGCE, encoded by the coding sequence ATGTCTCGTACGATCAATATCTTCCTGGTGACAGTATGTCTGCTGCTATTCGCAAGTAGCTTCACTCTTGCAGCAACAATCAACGTTCCGGCTGATCACGCCACAATTCAGGCGGCGGTGTTAGCGTCGGCGGATGGCGACACGGTCCTCGTAGCGCCGGGCACCTACATTGAGAATATCAATATGTCAGGACGAAGCATTTTGCTTGTGTCGTCCGGTGGAAGTGCGGTTACCACGCTTCAGGCAGTCGGGGCGGGGAGTGCGGCGATCACCTGCAACAGCGGCGAGAGTTTCAACACAATCATTCGCGGATTCACCATTGTCGGCAACAATTCGGCCCGGGGCGTCCGTTGTACCAGTACTTCACCGATCGTTGAGTATTGTGAAGTTAGGAATTGCGGCGGGGTGTCGGATGGCGCGGGATTTTACTGCACGAATTCATCGGCCAAGATCCGCTACAATGTCATCCACAGTAATGCGGCTGGAGGGACGGGGTCAGGCATATGTGTGGAAGGGAGCTCGTCGCCGGGAGTTGAGATCCATCACAATGAGATCTATAACTCGCTGGGGACAGGCGAGGCGATCGGCTGTCTGTACGTGACCGCTGTCAGTATTCATAACAACATTCTCCGCACGAACACTATCAATCACTGGGCGGCAAGCGGTGTTTACATGAATGGCGGATCGGGGCAAGAGATCATTAATAATACGATCGTCGGCAATACGCACGGCATCGTGACATTCGCCAGCCCACAACCACTGGTGCAGAATAATATTATTGTCGGGAACACGTTTGAAGCGTTGCCGAGCGGGCTAACGCAGTCCGACTACAATAACGTCTGGAACAACGGGAGCAATAATCTTCCCGGCCCGAATGGGATCAGTGCGGACCCGCTGTTTGTGGATGCGGTCAATTTCGACTACCAACTGCTGGCTGGCTCACCTTGTATTGACGCCGGAAACCCTGACGCACAATACAATGACGCCGATGGCACGCGCAATGATATGGGGGCATACTCGACGTACAATCCGACGAGTCTACCACTCGCGATAGACCTCGTGGTTGCTCCGAACAGCAATGGAGCAGTGAATTCCCTGACTCCGACATTTATCTGGAGTTATCTGGACACGGGCTTGACCACACAGTCGGAATATTGGATACAGGTGGGAGAGGATGATGATTGGTCGGTCGCAGAAACCTGGGATTCGGGGCCGGTAACATCATCGGATACTGCTGTGGTGCTGGGTTCGGCCCCTCTTCAGGACGGAGTGGGATACTGGGTGAGGGTACGCGTCAGTAACGGTTCCCAGTGGGGAGAGTGGACAGGCACCAGTTTCGCCACCCGTGTGTCCAGAGTCATTCGGGTACCGTTGCACCATGCCACTATTCAGGCGGCCATAAACGCCGCCTATGCCAGTGACACGGTGTTAGTTGCCGCGGGCATCTATACCGAGAATGTCAATTTGTCGGGGAAGGGGATCGTACTGCTCTCAGAGCAGGGGAGTGGGGTGACCACGATCCGGTCAGCGTTATCATCGTACGCGGTCATCCGGTGTATTTCGGGTGAGGGCCAGACCACGATCGTGGATGGGTTTTCGATTGATGGGAACGGATTTTCGCGGGGAGTACATATAAGCGCATCCTCGCCGATCATCCAGAATTGCGACATTTTCAACTGCGGCAATGTCAATGACGGCGGCGGAGTCTATTGTGTCGCGTCATCGGCGGCCATTCGCAACAATGTCATTCACGACAACGATGTGCCGGCGACCGGGTCGGGGATCTGTGTGCGCGATGCATCAATACCGGGAGTGGAGATCAGCGGAAACGAGATATACAATTCGATGGGATCCGGGGAAGCGATAGGTTTGCTCTACGTCACCAATGTTTATATCCATCATAACGTGATCCGCGATAATACGATCAATTTCTGGGCGGCATCGGGAGTCTATATGAATGACGCAAGCGGAGTACGCGTCATCAATAACACATTTGTGAACAATACTCGCGGGATCTATGTCTTCAGCGCGAATTCGCCAAATATCCGGAATAATATCATTGTCGGAAGCACGTATGAGGCTCTTCCGACCGGTCTGACCAATTCGGACTTCAATTGTGTATACGAAAATGGATCAAACAATGACCCGGGGCCGAATGGCATTAGTGCTGACCCGATGTTTCTGGACCCAGGGAGCCTTCAGTATGCATTGCAGCCGGGCTCGCCGTGTCTGAACGCAGGGGACCCTGATCCGCAGTACAACGATCCAGACGGTACGCGCAATGATATCGGGGCATTTTCCGGTGAACCGCACGACCCATATATCATGAATTTCGATCTGCCGGGCGAAGAGCGAAGCCATGTAATTACGGCGACTCCGCAGTTCTCCTGGTCGTTCAGTACAGCCGGGACACGCACTCAGGATTCACTGGAGATTCAGGTCGGAATCGACAACAACTGGGTACTGGCTGAGTCGTGGGAACCAGGAATTATGCCGTTCAACCAGACCTCGATCCTGTACCAGGGAAGTGCCTTAGTCAGAGGCGAGACCTACTACTTACGCATACGAATTCATGATGGTGTGGACTGGTCGGCCTGGGCGCACAGTATCTTTCGTCTGAACAGCATACCGACGGTTCCTGCGCCGCAATCGCCCCAGAATCAAGTGGTGTCAACCAATCAGCCATGGACTGTCTTCAGCCGTAGTACTGATTCCGAAAGCGACCCGCTGACGTATCATGTCGCGATCTACTCTGATTCTCTGGGCATGGCACTTGTCGATTCGGGTAGTGTCGCCGGTCCTTCCGGGGCGGGTACCTCTTCGCGCCAAGTGAGCATACCTTTGCAGGAGAACGGACACTATTGGTGGCGAGTGCGGACCACGGATGGATACGAGTACTCGGATTGGTCTCAGATGGTAGACTTTGCGGTGAATGTCGCTAATGACCCACCATATATCCCGGTTCTGGAGTCGCCACTGGCTTCGGCAGGCGATATCGCCTACTCGCTGTTGCCGCTCATGACCTGGTTACCGGGCACGGATCCTGATCCGCTGGATAATCTGACGTACAAGTTTGAGCTGTCGATCAAGTCGAATTTCTCGATCGTTTATACGCGAGATTCCCTCACGGTGAATTCGTTTGTGATGGATGATTCGCTTTCGCTCGACACTCATTACTGGTGGCGGGTGACGGTTCGGGATTATGCTGGTCTGACGGCGACTTCGGTTGCCGGGGATTTCTGGACCTGGAAACTGGGTGACTTGAACGGCAGTCGGACGGTCGACCTGACGGACCTGAGTACGATGATCGCTTATCTGACGATGGTCAACCGACCGGAGATCACTCCGCGATTGGCGGGGGACCTGAATGGTGACTGTCGGATCGATCTGAGCGACCTGAGCACCCTTATCGCCTACATGACGATCAGTGGGGTGGAGTTGCAGATCGGCTGCGAATAG
- the aroH gene encoding chorismate mutase: MAVRGIRGAVTVAANSKEAITSATRELLNAIVAENQLEPDDIAGIMFTSTPDLTAEFPAYAVRGLHWPTVPLLCAQEIDVPGAMQSVVRVLLLVNTTRTPQEIKHQYLGEARQLRPDLTEGDPA, translated from the coding sequence ATGGCCGTACGGGGTATTCGTGGAGCGGTGACGGTGGCAGCCAACAGCAAAGAGGCGATCACTTCGGCGACGCGCGAGTTGTTGAACGCAATCGTCGCGGAGAATCAGCTTGAGCCGGACGATATCGCGGGGATCATGTTCACCTCGACGCCGGACCTGACGGCGGAATTCCCGGCATATGCCGTTCGCGGGCTTCACTGGCCGACGGTGCCACTTCTCTGTGCACAGGAAATAGATGTTCCGGGCGCTATGCAATCGGTGGTGCGAGTATTACTGCTCGTGAATACCACCAGAACACCGCAAGAGATCAAACATCAATATCTGGGTGAGGCGAGGCAGTTACGCCCCGACCTGACCGAAGGAGATCCGGCATGA